In Altererythrobacter rubellus, the following are encoded in one genomic region:
- a CDS encoding copper resistance protein B — translation MRALLLASSALAASTPAAAQDHSAHQHQAAPDKVEVDHCAMGHMPPEQCPPKQEATDHSQMDHSGHAISQDKSAPGAAPENAVPPRAFEGPRHAADDIWGEVAMAPSRAQLARENGAMKTGMVMIERLEARVPTEGGDTGYVWDAQAWYGGDINRFVLKTEGEGEFGGELEDAEVQALYSRAIGPFFDLQAGIRFDPEPDTRSHLVVGVQGLAPYMFHVDGALFLSDRGDLTARIEAEYDQKITQQLILQPRFELEMSAQDIPEREIGAGLTKIEPGLRLRYEFVPEFAPYVGVEYKAKLGQTADLARAEGEDVAGLKILIGLRAWF, via the coding sequence ATGCGCGCGCTCTTGCTCGCTAGTTCTGCCTTGGCCGCCAGCACACCTGCGGCAGCGCAGGATCATTCTGCGCATCAGCATCAGGCCGCGCCTGACAAGGTAGAAGTCGACCATTGCGCAATGGGGCATATGCCGCCCGAACAGTGCCCGCCAAAGCAAGAGGCGACAGACCACTCGCAAATGGACCATTCGGGCCACGCCATTTCGCAGGACAAATCAGCACCCGGGGCCGCACCGGAGAACGCAGTGCCACCCCGCGCATTCGAAGGCCCGCGTCACGCTGCCGACGATATCTGGGGCGAAGTCGCGATGGCCCCCAGCCGCGCGCAACTCGCTCGCGAAAATGGTGCGATGAAGACCGGCATGGTCATGATTGAGCGGCTCGAGGCACGCGTCCCCACCGAGGGCGGCGATACGGGCTATGTCTGGGACGCGCAGGCCTGGTATGGCGGCGATATCAATCGCTTCGTGCTAAAAACCGAGGGCGAAGGCGAGTTTGGCGGTGAGTTAGAGGACGCTGAGGTCCAGGCACTTTACAGCCGCGCAATCGGACCATTCTTCGATTTGCAAGCCGGCATTCGCTTCGATCCGGAGCCTGACACGCGTTCGCATCTGGTTGTCGGCGTTCAGGGCCTCGCGCCTTACATGTTCCATGTTGATGGCGCGCTGTTCCTGTCGGACCGTGGCGATCTGACCGCGCGGATAGAGGCTGAATACGACCAGAAGATCACGCAACAGCTGATTCTTCAGCCGCGATTCGAACTCGAGATGTCAGCGCAGGATATTCCGGAGCGAGAGATTGGTGCAGGTCTGACCAAGATCGAGCCGGGCCTCCGCTTACGTTATGAATTCGTGCCTGAATTCGCGCCCTATGTCGGCGTAGAGTACAAGGCAAAGTTGGGTCAGACCGCCGATCTTGCCCGCGCCGAAGGTGAAGATGTGGCTGGTCTCAAAATCTTGATCGGGCTGCGAGCCTGGTTTTGA